A single region of the Verrucomicrobiia bacterium genome encodes:
- a CDS encoding LuxR C-terminal-related transcriptional regulator — translation MPREIARKVIAAFGQPFAAAAEVEDLRPSERKIMELLAHGLTNKEIANRLGLGAGTVRWHLENIYGKLQVSSRTEAVIRFHSANSAASDV, via the coding sequence ATGCCACGCGAGATCGCCCGCAAAGTCATCGCCGCTTTTGGGCAACCCTTTGCCGCCGCTGCAGAAGTCGAAGACCTGCGTCCCAGTGAAAGGAAAATCATGGAACTCCTCGCCCATGGCCTCACAAACAAGGAAATCGCGAATCGCCTCGGCCTGGGCGCCGGCACCGTTCGCTGGCATCTCGAAAATATTTACGGCAAACTCCAAGTCAGTTCCCGCACGGAAGCAGTGATCAGATTTCATTCCGCGAATTCCGCCGCCTCGGACGTCTGA